A window of Streptomyces sp. NBC_01224 genomic DNA:
TGCAGCAGTCCCGGGGCGTCCTGGGCCCGTACCTCGATCACCGTCGCCAGCTGTGAACCGGCCGCCGCGACCGTCACCCTCGGCGGCGGGGCCTTCACCCCGCGCCGCCTCGGGTAGGCGGCCTCGCGTTCGGCGAGGCGGGCCCGGATGTCGAGGGAGCCGTCCAGGGCGCGTACGAGGTCGGCGCGGAGGCGGGTGGCCTGCGGCAGGGAGCCGTACTCGGCCGCGACCCGCCAGCTGAGCAGCAGCAGGTCGGTGGATTCGCCCTCGCCGAGCTCGGTGGGGAGTTCCACGGCCCGCAGGTCGGCTGCTCGCACGGTGAGGCGGTGCAGGGCGAGGACGCCCGCCGCCGCGGGCAGCACGCCGGGGCGGTCGGGCAGGGCGATGAGGAGTTCGACGCCGACGGGTTCCGGTTCGCCGTCCCCGTTCGGGGTCTCGGCCTGAGCGTGCAGGGCGAGGACGGGTTCGCCGGTGCGCAGGGCCTCGATGGCGAGGCGTTCCTGTTCGGCACTGGGGGCGGCAGGTTCCGGTTCCTCCGGGGCCTGGCCGGCGAGCACGGCGGTGACGCGTTTGACGAGATCGGCGACGAGGGAGGCGCGCCAGGTGGACCAGGCGGCGGGCCCGGTGGCGAGTGCGTCGGCCTCGGTGAGGGCGTGCAGGAGCTCCAGGGTGGAAGTGGTGGAGACGGCGGTGGCGACGGAGCGCACGGTCGCCGGGTCGTCGAGGTCGCGGCGGGTGGCGGTCTCGATGAGCAGCAGATGGTGGCGTACGAGGGTGGCGATGACGCCCACGTCGTGCTGGTCGAAGCCGATCCGGGCCGCCATGTCGCGGGCGATGACCTCCCCGGCGGCGGAGTGGTCGCCGGGCCAGCCCTTGCCGATGTCGTGCAGGAGTGCGGCGACGAGGAGGAGGTCGGGGCGGCCGACGCGGCGGGTGAGGGAGGAGGCGCGGACGGCCGCTTCGACGAGGTGGCGGTCGACGGTCCAGGTGTGGACGGGGTTGCGCTGGGGGCGGCAGTGGACGCGTTCCCAGTCGGGGAGCAGCCGGGTGATCAGTCCTTCGGCTTCGAGTGCTTCCCAGACGGGGACGGTGGCCTCGCCCGCGCCGAGGAGGGTGACGAGTTCCTCACGGGCCTCGGCGGGCCAGGGCACCGGCAGCGGGCGCGCGGCGGTGGCGAGGTGGCGTACGACGTGGCGGGAGAGCGGGAGTTCGGACTGGGCGGCCGCTGCGGCGGCGCGCAGTACGAGCACGGGGTCACGTTCGGGGCGGGCGGAGCGGGCGAGGACGACTTCGCCGTCGGCCTCGACGACACCCTCGGCGAGCGGGGTGCGTTCGGTGGCGGCGGTCTTGCCGCCACCGAGAATCGCGCGGAGCCGGGGGCGCGCCGAGCGGGCGCGCAGGACGCGGTTGACCTCGCGCCAGGTGACGTCGGTTGCGTAGGAGACGGTGCGGGCGGCCTCGTACACCTGGCGGAGCAGGGCGTCCGCGTCGAGGAGCCCGAGGGCGGTGGCGACCTGGTCCTGTTCCTGAAGGGCGAGGCGGTCGGTGGCACGGCCGGTGGTGAGGTGGAGCGCGTCGCGGGCGTCGAGGAGGAGGCGACGGGCTTCGGCGAGGCCTTCGCGGGGGGCGTCGGCCACCCAGGAGGCGGCGACGGCGCGCAGGGCGGTGGCGTCGCGCAGTCCGCCGCGGGCCTCCTTGAGGTCGGGTTCGAGGAGGAACTGGAGCTCGCCCTGGCGTTCGGCGCGTTCGCGGCAGAGCTCATCGAGGGCGGGGAGGCGTTTGGGAGCCTGGTTGCGCCAGTCGGCGAGGATCGCGGTGCGCATACCGGCGACGAGGCCGAGGTCTCCGGCGACGGGCCGGGCGTCGAGCAGTCCGAGTTGGACCTTGAGGTCCTCGCCGGCCGTTTTCCGGGCTTCGGCGGGGGTGCGTACGGAGTGGTCGAGAGCGAGGCCGAGGTCCCAGACGGGGTACCAGATGCGGTCGGCGAGGGAGGCGATGGCCCCGGCGTCGGCGTTGCCGTCGTGCAGGAGCAGGAGGTCGAGGTCGCTGCGCGGGGAGAGTTCACCGCGGCCGTAGCCGCCGACGGCGACGAGGGCGGCGCCGCGGACGCCGGTCTGTTCGGCCGCGGCGGTGAACAGCGTGGTGAGCCAGTCGTCGGTGAGCGAAGCGAGGGCCGCACGGCGCGGCGGCCCGGACTGCGCCTTCTCCTGGAGGAGGCGCAGCCGGGCCGCCGCGTAGCTGCTGGGTTCCGAGTCATCGGATTCGGTGGTCACTTCGGTGCTCGTCACCCGGCTGCCTTTCGTTTCGGGACCGTGGGTCAGAGTGCGTCCGGGCCGCGTTCGCCCGTTCGTACGCGAATCGCGGTGTCGACCGGCACGCTCCAGACCTTGCCGTCACCGATCTTGCCGGTTCGGGCGGCCTTCACGACAACGTCGATGAGCTCTTCGGAGTCCTCGTCCTCGACAAGGACCTCGATACGGATCTTGGGGACGAGGTCGACGGTGTACTCGGCGCCCCGGTAGACCTCGGTGTGGCCGCGTTGACGCCCGTATCCACTGGCTTCCGTGACCGTGAGGCCCTGGATGCCGAAGGCCTGCAGGGCCTCCTTGATCTCATCGAGCCGGTGTGGCTTCACGACTGCGGTGATGAGCTTCATGCGTCCACCTTCTTCGTCTGCGATGCTGCCGTCGTGCCCGGTGCGTTTGAGGAGGCGTTGGTGCGCGGGGCCGCGCCGCCGCCCGCTCCGCTGAAGTCGTACGCGGTCTCGGCGTGTTCGACCTGGTCGATGCCGGAGATCTCGTCGTCCTCGTCGACCCGCATGCCGATCGTCCTGTCCAGGAGGAAGGCGAGGATCGCGGAGACGACCAGAGAGTACGCGAGGACGGCGAAGACGCCGACGGCCTGCTTGCCGAGCTGGTCGAGGCCGCCGCCGTAGAAGAGGCCCTTGGCGTCGGACTGGACACCACCGGTGGCGAAGAAGCCGATGAGGAGGGAACCGGCGACACCGCCGACGAGGTGGACGCCGACGACGTCCAGGGAGTCGTCGTAGCCGAACTTGTACTTCAGGCCGACGGCCATGGCGCACAGGACACCGGCGATGGCGCCGACCGCGATGGCGCCGAGCGGGCTGACCGCGCCGCCGGAAGGTGTGATGGCGACGAGGCCCGCTACCGCGCCGGAGGCCGCACCGAGGGTGGTGAAGGAGCCGTGGCGGAGCTTCTCGTAACCGAGCCAGGCGAGCATCGCGGCAGCGGTGGCGACCTGGGTGTTGACGAACATGACCGCGCCGACGCCGTCGTCGTTGCCGAGCCACGAGCCGGCGTTGAAGCCGAACCAGCCGAACCAGAGCAGTCCGGCACCGAGCATGACGAGCGGCAGGCTGTGCGGCCGCATCGGGTCCTTCTTGAAGCCGACGCGCTTGCCGATGACGAGGATCACGCCGAGCGCCGCGGCACCTGCGTTGATGTGGACGGCCGTGCCGCCGGCGAAGTCGATGACGCCGAGCTCGAAGAGCCAGCCGCCCGCGCCCCAGACCCAATGGGCGACGGGGAAGTAGACGACGGTGACCCAGAGCGTGATGAACAGGGCCCAGGAGGTGAACTTGACCCGGTCGGCGAGGGCGCCGCTGATCAGTGCGGGGGTGATGACGGCGAACATCAGCTGGAAGACGGCGAAGACGTAGACGGGGATCGTGTAGCCGTCCCAGAGCTGGGTGATACCGATCCCGCTGAGGCCGACGTAGTCCGAGCTCCAGCCGATGACGGAGCCGATGTCGGTGCCGAAGGCGAGGCTGAATCCGTAGAGCACCCACAGGATCGTGACGATCCCGAGGCTGATGAAGCTCATCATCAGCATGTTGAGGGTGCTCTTGACGCGGACCATGCCTCCGTAGAAGAAGGCCAGGCCCGGGGTCATGAGCATCACCAGGGCGGAGCAGATGAGCATGAACCCGGTGTTGGCGGCAGACAGCGTCGGGGCGTCTGCGGCTAGCGTCGTGATGCCTGGGGGCATCGGCGTCTCCTCGTCGTCGGTGCGGCCGCGTGCGGGCGATAAGAGCGGGGCCACTGGGGAAAAGGTGCGGGCCGGTTATGCGCCATGAGATTCGCCCAGCACGGTTTCCGTCGATGCCGCACGGTGTTTCGCGGTAGTGACGAAGAGGTCCGGTGTGTTACGTCGCCATGAACCGGCCGTGGCGTATCCGGGGCCGGGGCTACTCTGCGGCCGCGGCCTCATGCCGCGGCCGCATACGGTGCGGTTATGACTCTCCCGTACGGGAACGGCAACGCGAACCGGCCACGCCGACCACCCACTGACCTGGCAATTGGGGGAGCCGAAGTCGGTCTGTGCGGGGTGGTCGCCGTGGCCGGGGCCTGGGGTGCGGCTCAGACCGCTTCTGCGGTCTCGGGCAGCTGCTCGGTGAGGAGATCGGTGAGCCTGGCGACTTCGGGAATGTCCCCGAAGTCCCTGGCAGCGGTGTCGACGGTCTTGCGGAGCCGGGTGTTGACGCGCTCGGAGCGGATCTTCTTGGCGACGCGCAGCGCCTTCTCGGCCAGCACCGCGGACTGCTCGGGCTCGCGCTGGAGGAGGTGGACGGTGGCGAGGCCGACCAGGTTGAGTGCGTACGACCGCTGGTGCTCGTCGTCCTCGCCGAAGAGCTGGACGGCTTTCTCCATGAGGGGTTCGGCGAGCGTGGCGTACGTGGGGCTGCGGCCCGCGACATAGGCGAGGTCGCGGTACGAGTGGGAGTTCTCGCCGTCGAGCTCGGCCGCGGAGAAGAACCGGATCCAGTCGGGCTCGGGCTCGCCGTCGATCCCGACATCGAGGAAGGTGTCCTCGGCCATCCGGACGGCTCGTTTGCACTTGCTGGGCTGGCCCATGTTGGCGTAGGCACGAGCCTCCATCGCATACAGCATGGCCTGGGTGCGCGGAGTGGCGCAGTCCCTGCTGCCGTACTGCGCGAGATGGATCAGTTCGAGGGCGTCGTCGGGCCGTCCGAGGTGGATCATCTGGCGGCTCATGCTGGACAGAACATACGAACCGAGCGGTTTGTCGCCGGCCTCTTTCGAGGCGTGGAGCGCGAGAACGAAGTACTTCTGGGCGGTGGGCTGGAGGCCGACGTCGTAGCTCATCCAGCCCGCCAGCTCCGCCAGTTCGGCCGCGCAGCGGAAGAGCCGCTTCGCGGTGGCCGCCGGCTGCGGTTCCTGCAGCAGGTCGGTGACCTCGTGGAGTTGACCGACGACGGCCTTGCGGCGCAGTCCGCCGCCGCACTGCGCGTCCCACTGGCGGAACATCGCGGTGGTCGACTCCAGCAGGTCGAGCTCGGGGCTGGAGAGCCGGGAGGGTCGGCGGGCCGCGGCAGCCGACTCCGGCTGTGCGGGTCCGGTGGCGGCGACGGGCACCAGCCAGCGCTGCATGGGCTCGATCAGGGCGGGTCCTGCGGCGAGCGCGAGCGAGGAGCCGAGAAATCCGCGGCGGGCGAGCATGAGATCGCTGCGGGAGAACTCGCTGAGCAGGGCGACGGTCTGCGGGCCCGCCCAGGGCAGGTCGACGCCGGACACGGATGGTGACTGATGCGCCGCGCGCAGTCCGAGGTCCTCGATGGCGACGACGGAGCCGAAGCGCTCCGAGAAGAGTTCGGAGAGGATGCGCGGGATCGGCTCGCGCGGCTGTTCACCGTCGAGCCAGCGCCGCACCCGGGAGGTGTCGGTGCTGATGTGGTGAGCGCCCATCTGGCGCGCCCGGCGGTTCACCTGCCGCGCCAGCTCACCCTTCGACCAGCCGCTGCGCACGAACCACGAGCCCAATTGCCCGTTGGGGCGCTTACCGGCATTCGTGTCGCCTGCGCCGCTGCCACTCACTGGAACGCCCCCATCCGCTGAATACTGTCGCGCGAACCACTATCAGATTGCCCTGATCCGGTACTGCCCATACGGAGGTTGCGCACGATCGAACAGGAAATCGGATTGCCTCCGGCATACCCATGGGCGCACATACTTCCATGGTTCGTGTACCGACGGTAATCCTACGATCACCGCCTCCGCGAGGGCGATTACAGAAACGCCACCATTCGCCACCCCTTCGAATGAACGCCACCGCAGCCGGGCGCGATTCACTTGACACACGGCGATCAGCAGTGGGCGCAGTGACGCACGACGGGGCGCATGGAACATGTCGCAAGACTCCGAGTGCACCGGCGCGCCACGGATCGACAGCGACGACGGAGCGTCACGATTGGAATCCACGTCGTAACCACTGGCGAGTCGGACACGTTGGAGGGGGCATGGGCTTCACGATCGGCGGCATCCGCGAGATGCGCACCGGCTCACGGCGCCGCGGCCGTGCGGCCGAGTGCACGGCAGTGGCCGAGTACACAGGGCTGTGGGGCTGGGCCGTCGCGCCGGGAGCGCGGGCAGCGGCCGGCCGCTGCTCGTGCGGGGAGGCGAGGTGCCCCTCCCCCGGCGCCCATCCACTGGACTTCGCCCGAGAGGTCCCCGCAGGGGCCACTCTCGACGCGGCGGCGGACGCCTGGGCCCAGGTGCCGGGCGCCTCGATGCTGCTTCCGGTGGGCCGCACCTTCGACATCCTCGACGTCGCCGAAGCGGCCGGGCGCCGGGCCCTGGTCCGCATGGAGCGGATGGGGCTGCCACTCGGCCCGGTCGCGGTGACGCCGGCCGGGCGCGCGCAGTTCTTCGTGGCCCCGGGTGCCGCCGCCGAACTCCCGCAGCTGCTGTACCGGATGGGCTGGGACGACGCGGGTCTGGACCTGCGGGCACTGGGGCCCGGCTGCCACATCACCGCCCCGCCGTCCGACGAGGGCGGCCTGGGCCCGGTCCGGTGGCTGCGCCCGCCGGTGCTGGACACGG
This region includes:
- a CDS encoding [protein-PII] uridylyltransferase, whose amino-acid sequence is MTSTEVTTESDDSEPSSYAAARLRLLQEKAQSGPPRRAALASLTDDWLTTLFTAAAEQTGVRGAALVAVGGYGRGELSPRSDLDLLLLHDGNADAGAIASLADRIWYPVWDLGLALDHSVRTPAEARKTAGEDLKVQLGLLDARPVAGDLGLVAGMRTAILADWRNQAPKRLPALDELCRERAERQGELQFLLEPDLKEARGGLRDATALRAVAASWVADAPREGLAEARRLLLDARDALHLTTGRATDRLALQEQDQVATALGLLDADALLRQVYEAARTVSYATDVTWREVNRVLRARSARPRLRAILGGGKTAATERTPLAEGVVEADGEVVLARSARPERDPVLVLRAAAAAAQSELPLSRHVVRHLATAARPLPVPWPAEAREELVTLLGAGEATVPVWEALEAEGLITRLLPDWERVHCRPQRNPVHTWTVDRHLVEAAVRASSLTRRVGRPDLLLVAALLHDIGKGWPGDHSAAGEVIARDMAARIGFDQHDVGVIATLVRHHLLLIETATRRDLDDPATVRSVATAVSTTSTLELLHALTEADALATGPAAWSTWRASLVADLVKRVTAVLAGQAPEEPEPAAPSAEQERLAIEALRTGEPVLALHAQAETPNGDGEPEPVGVELLIALPDRPGVLPAAAGVLALHRLTVRAADLRAVELPTELGEGESTDLLLLSWRVAAEYGSLPQATRLRADLVRALDGSLDIRARLAEREAAYPRRRGVKAPPPRVTVAAAGSQLATVIEVRAQDAPGLLHRIGRALEQCDVRVRSAHVSTLGANAVDAFYVTDTDGEPLPEVRAAEVAREVEKALG
- a CDS encoding P-II family nitrogen regulator, which produces MKLITAVVKPHRLDEIKEALQAFGIQGLTVTEASGYGRQRGHTEVYRGAEYTVDLVPKIRIEVLVEDEDSEELIDVVVKAARTGKIGDGKVWSVPVDTAIRVRTGERGPDAL
- a CDS encoding ammonium transporter, giving the protein MPPGITTLAADAPTLSAANTGFMLICSALVMLMTPGLAFFYGGMVRVKSTLNMLMMSFISLGIVTILWVLYGFSLAFGTDIGSVIGWSSDYVGLSGIGITQLWDGYTIPVYVFAVFQLMFAVITPALISGALADRVKFTSWALFITLWVTVVYFPVAHWVWGAGGWLFELGVIDFAGGTAVHINAGAAALGVILVIGKRVGFKKDPMRPHSLPLVMLGAGLLWFGWFGFNAGSWLGNDDGVGAVMFVNTQVATAAAMLAWLGYEKLRHGSFTTLGAASGAVAGLVAITPSGGAVSPLGAIAVGAIAGVLCAMAVGLKYKFGYDDSLDVVGVHLVGGVAGSLLIGFFATGGVQSDAKGLFYGGGLDQLGKQAVGVFAVLAYSLVVSAILAFLLDRTIGMRVDEDDEISGIDQVEHAETAYDFSGAGGGAAPRTNASSNAPGTTAASQTKKVDA
- the nsdA gene encoding transcriptional repressor NsdA; translation: MSGSGAGDTNAGKRPNGQLGSWFVRSGWSKGELARQVNRRARQMGAHHISTDTSRVRRWLDGEQPREPIPRILSELFSERFGSVVAIEDLGLRAAHQSPSVSGVDLPWAGPQTVALLSEFSRSDLMLARRGFLGSSLALAAGPALIEPMQRWLVPVAATGPAQPESAAAARRPSRLSSPELDLLESTTAMFRQWDAQCGGGLRRKAVVGQLHEVTDLLQEPQPAATAKRLFRCAAELAELAGWMSYDVGLQPTAQKYFVLALHASKEAGDKPLGSYVLSSMSRQMIHLGRPDDALELIHLAQYGSRDCATPRTQAMLYAMEARAYANMGQPSKCKRAVRMAEDTFLDVGIDGEPEPDWIRFFSAAELDGENSHSYRDLAYVAGRSPTYATLAEPLMEKAVQLFGEDDEHQRSYALNLVGLATVHLLQREPEQSAVLAEKALRVAKKIRSERVNTRLRKTVDTAARDFGDIPEVARLTDLLTEQLPETAEAV
- a CDS encoding bifunctional DNA primase/polymerase, translated to MGFTIGGIREMRTGSRRRGRAAECTAVAEYTGLWGWAVAPGARAAAGRCSCGEARCPSPGAHPLDFAREVPAGATLDAAADAWAQVPGASMLLPVGRTFDILDVAEAAGRRALVRMERMGLPLGPVAVTPAGRAQFFVAPGAAAELPQLLYRMGWDDAGLDLRALGPGCHITAPPSDEGGLGPVRWLRPPVLDTAAAPPQARLLLGTLAYSCHRAPLCG